The following are encoded together in the Nitrospinota bacterium genome:
- a CDS encoding succinylglutamate desuccinylase/aspartoacylase family protein produces the protein MKETLLSISSPFSGDVTLCKNSWVGGKPSDNILSIVSGMHGDQVNGLYINSLLTRFLDSVVAGHEPDFKLKGQVQIFPVVNVHAVQSGERLWSFDDLDLDLAFPGNDKGEGAEQIARSLYTHTVDSTHAILLKTAHPHYEDAPHVQLVDPNRASKKMAQSLGLEMVQELIPTSNFKLSLFYHWLENSIPSLILSAGKPGALDRPLGDALLDGLIDLMVHTGVLSTVRKKKEKPQLQIYPQAGQCHVVSSHAGLFIPEVPVGSFLKQGQKLGELRGIYSGETLEEYSAPKDGYLVTLRQYPVIYEKESIATLLTEKKPGFWPF, from the coding sequence GTGAAAGAAACCCTGCTATCCATTTCATCTCCTTTTAGCGGCGACGTTACGCTTTGCAAAAACTCCTGGGTGGGCGGTAAACCCTCCGACAACATCCTTTCCATCGTCAGCGGCATGCACGGCGACCAGGTGAACGGACTGTATATCAATTCCCTCCTGACCCGCTTTCTGGATAGTGTCGTGGCAGGGCATGAGCCCGATTTTAAATTAAAAGGACAGGTGCAAATATTTCCCGTGGTGAATGTCCATGCGGTGCAATCGGGGGAGCGGTTGTGGTCTTTCGATGATCTCGATCTTGACCTGGCTTTTCCAGGAAACGATAAAGGCGAGGGCGCGGAGCAAATCGCCCGCTCCCTCTATACCCACACCGTAGATTCGACGCATGCGATCCTCCTCAAAACGGCGCACCCCCATTATGAAGACGCACCTCATGTGCAACTAGTCGATCCCAACCGCGCCAGCAAAAAGATGGCGCAAAGCCTGGGGCTGGAAATGGTTCAGGAACTTATCCCGACCTCGAATTTCAAATTGAGCCTGTTTTATCACTGGCTGGAAAACAGTATTCCCTCTCTCATCCTCTCTGCAGGAAAACCCGGCGCTCTGGATCGGCCATTGGGCGATGCCCTGTTGGATGGCCTCATCGACTTGATGGTGCACACAGGCGTACTTTCTACCGTCAGAAAGAAGAAGGAAAAACCCCAACTGCAAATTTATCCGCAAGCTGGGCAGTGTCATGTGGTTTCATCGCATGCCGGGCTGTTTATCCCGGAGGTACCGGTCGGAAGCTTTCTGAAACAGGGACAAAAGCTGGGAGAGCTGAGAGGAATTTATTCGGGAGAAACTCTTGAGGAATATTCCGCCCCCAAGGACGGATATCTCGTCACCTTGCGCCAATACCCGGTGATTTATGAAAAAGAATCCATCGCTACCCTGCTCACGGAAAAGAAGCCGGGGTTCTGGCCATTTTGA
- a CDS encoding M14 family metallopeptidase, producing MKTQTVVSFKSPLGRPVEIIKQTFTAAGDKPGKRISFVAGLHGDELEGVYLCHRLIETLQQLKNTQPQAFLGEIHVYPAVNTQALGCTSRLSPFFKNDMNRQMGDNNDASFTAQLATALLDDLQAVSDIVVDFHASNLHLRELPQIRIIEGFDKKLVPLAALCNMDLIWVHPSAPVFESTLGYNLNHRKIPTLVVETGISLRIHQGFCEQILQGMIHLMRQTGVLKLEGPPQQVKQSLRVNPRQVALVQANHSGLFISNVALGDHVNKGEPLGKIIDAVQGKTLETVTFPASGVLFTLREQPVTYEGATLARIALKETSPQ from the coding sequence TTGAAAACTCAAACCGTCGTATCCTTTAAAAGTCCGCTGGGCAGGCCGGTGGAAATTATCAAGCAGACCTTTACCGCCGCCGGGGATAAACCGGGCAAACGCATTTCTTTTGTGGCGGGTCTGCACGGAGACGAACTGGAAGGGGTGTACCTTTGTCACCGGCTCATCGAAACCCTTCAGCAACTCAAAAACACCCAACCGCAAGCCTTTCTGGGTGAGATTCATGTTTACCCGGCGGTGAATACGCAGGCATTGGGATGCACGTCCCGGCTCTCGCCTTTTTTTAAAAACGACATGAACCGGCAAATGGGAGACAATAACGACGCGTCTTTCACCGCCCAACTCGCAACGGCGCTTCTGGATGACTTGCAAGCCGTATCGGATATCGTGGTGGATTTTCATGCCAGCAATCTGCACCTGAGAGAACTGCCACAAATCCGCATCATTGAAGGGTTCGACAAAAAGCTCGTTCCCCTCGCCGCTTTGTGCAATATGGATCTGATCTGGGTACACCCTTCGGCCCCGGTATTTGAATCGACCCTGGGCTACAACCTCAACCACAGGAAAATCCCCACCCTCGTCGTGGAGACAGGCATCAGCCTGCGTATCCATCAGGGCTTCTGCGAGCAGATTTTGCAGGGCATGATCCATCTGATGCGGCAGACAGGCGTCCTCAAGCTTGAAGGCCCCCCTCAGCAGGTGAAACAATCTCTACGGGTCAACCCCAGACAGGTCGCACTGGTGCAGGCCAACCATTCCGGTTTGTTCATCAGCAACGTCGCGTTGGGAGACCATGTGAACAAGGGGGAACCGCTGGGGAAAATCATCGATGCCGTGCAAGGAAAAACGCTGGAAACAGTCACCTTTCCCGCAAGCGGGGTGCTGTTCACCCTCAGGGAACAACCGGTGACTTATGAGGGAGCGACACTGGCCCGAATCGCCTTAAAAGAAACCAGCCCCCAGTGA
- a CDS encoding sigma-54 dependent transcriptional regulator, whose product MANNHKILIVDDEENIRWVFKKALEKKNFRVDTAVSGEEALEKIRTNDYLMVFTDIFMEGLTGLELLERAREITPDLKIVVMTAQDTMNNTIEAMRKGAHDYISKPFDFDEIYALIDKAVISQSIQAPPTTPIEKESTDFTVDTIIGKSKKMQPVFKAIGQLAETDLPVLITGESGTGKEMVARALHYYSKRKGRPFICINCAAISRELLESELFGHEKGAFTGAGELKHGKFELANSGTLFLDEIGDMELSLQAKILRALQDHEFYRVGGKEPVRVDVRILAATNQNLEELMERKGFREDLYHRLNVTHIHMPPLRERLEDVPLLANHFLKKFSAGLTKGEVYLSPEAERLITHHSWRGNIRELENVIRRALVLAVSGPILPDHLPSHLANEHRDTASANELWEKRLDQLIKDYLSANEWNEEDNLHDRLVQSLEKHLFEILLTHYSGKQVPTAKALGINRNTLKRKIDILEIQIKKKNTADPT is encoded by the coding sequence ATGGCAAATAACCATAAAATTTTGATCGTCGATGATGAAGAAAACATCCGCTGGGTGTTTAAAAAAGCTTTGGAGAAGAAAAATTTCCGGGTGGACACTGCGGTCAGCGGTGAAGAAGCTCTCGAAAAAATTCGAACTAATGACTACCTGATGGTGTTCACCGATATCTTTATGGAAGGCCTGACCGGGTTGGAACTGCTGGAGCGGGCCAGGGAAATAACACCGGATCTCAAAATCGTCGTGATGACCGCACAGGACACGATGAACAATACCATCGAGGCGATGCGTAAAGGGGCGCACGACTACATCAGCAAACCCTTCGACTTTGATGAAATTTACGCCCTCATAGACAAAGCCGTTATCAGCCAAAGTATCCAGGCGCCGCCCACAACACCGATTGAAAAAGAGTCCACCGATTTTACGGTGGACACCATCATTGGAAAAAGTAAAAAAATGCAGCCGGTTTTTAAAGCCATCGGCCAATTGGCCGAAACGGACTTGCCAGTGCTTATCACCGGCGAGAGCGGCACGGGCAAGGAAATGGTCGCCAGAGCCTTGCATTATTATTCCAAACGCAAGGGCCGGCCTTTTATCTGCATCAACTGCGCGGCTATTTCCAGGGAATTGCTGGAATCGGAATTGTTTGGCCATGAAAAAGGCGCCTTTACCGGGGCCGGGGAACTCAAACACGGAAAGTTTGAACTGGCAAACAGCGGCACGCTTTTCCTCGATGAAATCGGCGATATGGAATTATCCCTGCAGGCAAAAATTTTACGGGCTTTGCAGGATCATGAATTTTACCGGGTCGGCGGCAAAGAGCCGGTGCGGGTGGACGTTCGCATCCTCGCCGCCACCAACCAGAACCTTGAAGAGTTAATGGAAAGGAAGGGCTTCCGGGAAGACCTGTATCACCGTCTCAACGTCACCCACATCCACATGCCTCCCTTAAGGGAGCGTCTGGAAGATGTGCCTTTACTGGCAAATCATTTTTTAAAAAAGTTTTCCGCAGGCCTGACCAAAGGAGAAGTTTATCTCTCGCCTGAGGCCGAGCGACTGATCACCCACCACTCCTGGCGGGGAAACATCCGCGAGTTGGAAAACGTGATCAGGCGGGCTCTGGTTCTCGCTGTTTCAGGCCCTATTTTGCCAGACCACCTTCCCTCTCATCTGGCAAATGAACACCGGGACACGGCTTCCGCCAACGAGCTGTGGGAAAAAAGGTTGGACCAACTGATAAAGGACTATTTGTCGGCGAACGAATGGAACGAGGAAGATAACCTGCACGACCGCCTGGTGCAGTCCCTGGAAAAACACCTGTTTGAAATTCTTTTGACCCATTATTCCGGCAAACAGGTGCCGACGGCAAAAGCTCTGGGGATCAACCGCAATACGCTCAAGCGCAAAATCGACATCTTGGAAATCCAGATCAAAAAGAAAAACACAGCGGACCCAACATGA
- a CDS encoding ATP-binding protein, giving the protein MFQNIFSSLIDGILLISGDLTILKSNPAVEEMFRRSRESFEGQPCSQLFPDQPELLEKIQQVLTTGASYRDVECQGFQRSPVNSFPASLTLSPFFDEQGRAQAALLLVKDMSLLKELEQFSHNRDHLTNIEFLALGMAHEIRNPLGGIRASAQLLQQELENPEQQEYLDVVISEVDRINRLIARMMNFTRPKELKLSEINIHKVLNDILLVERESVAEKQLRLEQVYDPSLPLINADEDQLKQVFYNLIQNAVEASSSKGRIQLMTHVSTGYSIKTESCSAAGQSIVVEIIDSGTGINAATMKNLFTPLFTTKNKGSGLGLPISLKIVENHGGKIKITSEEGLGTTVQVFLPVRQR; this is encoded by the coding sequence TTGTTTCAAAATATATTCTCTTCTCTTATCGATGGCATTCTCCTGATCTCCGGGGATCTGACGATCCTGAAAAGCAATCCAGCCGTTGAAGAAATGTTCCGCCGCTCCAGGGAGTCCTTTGAAGGTCAACCCTGTTCCCAACTTTTTCCAGACCAGCCAGAGCTGCTGGAAAAAATACAGCAGGTACTGACCACGGGAGCTTCCTACCGCGATGTGGAGTGCCAGGGATTCCAAAGGAGCCCTGTGAACTCATTTCCCGCCAGCTTGACCCTCTCCCCGTTTTTCGACGAACAAGGGCGGGCTCAGGCGGCCCTCCTTTTGGTCAAGGATATGAGCCTCCTGAAGGAACTGGAGCAGTTCTCCCACAACCGCGACCATCTCACCAATATTGAGTTTCTGGCCCTGGGCATGGCGCATGAAATCAGGAATCCTCTGGGAGGCATTCGAGCGTCCGCGCAATTGTTGCAACAGGAACTGGAAAACCCGGAACAACAGGAATATCTCGATGTGGTTATTTCCGAGGTGGACCGGATCAATCGGTTGATCGCACGGATGATGAATTTCACCCGGCCCAAGGAGTTGAAACTAAGTGAAATCAACATCCATAAAGTTTTAAATGACATTCTTCTGGTCGAGCGAGAATCCGTCGCCGAAAAACAACTCCGGCTGGAGCAGGTTTACGACCCCAGCCTGCCGCTCATTAACGCCGATGAAGACCAGTTGAAACAGGTCTTTTACAACCTGATCCAAAACGCCGTTGAAGCCTCATCGAGTAAAGGCAGAATCCAGTTAATGACCCATGTCAGCACCGGCTACTCAATAAAGACCGAATCCTGTTCCGCCGCCGGGCAAAGTATCGTGGTGGAAATCATCGATTCGGGAACGGGAATCAACGCGGCCACGATGAAAAACCTGTTCACTCCCCTGTTCACCACAAAAAATAAGGGCAGTGGACTGGGACTGCCCATTTCCCTTAAAATCGTTGAGAATCATGGCGGCAAGATCAAAATCACGTCCGAAGAAGGCTTAGGAACCACCGTACAGGTATTTCTTCCTGTCCGACAAAGGTGA
- a CDS encoding zinc ribbon domain-containing protein, with translation MPIYEYECEKCRTTFEIIQPISAKPLKKHGENGCDGKVKRLVSVSGFILKGSGWYVNDYPSDSRKQGWDKDSPATPGTTEAPAAKAESAPQKPEAKPSKPAEPAAKPVAKKSTAKSPYAGGRKPKKTKTSK, from the coding sequence ATGCCTATTTACGAATATGAATGTGAAAAATGCCGTACAACATTTGAGATAATTCAGCCCATATCTGCCAAACCCCTGAAAAAACATGGAGAGAATGGCTGTGACGGCAAAGTTAAACGGCTGGTTTCAGTTTCTGGATTCATCTTGAAAGGGTCCGGCTGGTATGTGAACGACTACCCTTCGGACTCCCGAAAACAGGGTTGGGATAAAGACTCACCGGCTACACCCGGCACGACAGAAGCCCCTGCCGCAAAAGCGGAGAGTGCCCCTCAAAAGCCGGAGGCTAAACCCTCCAAGCCCGCCGAGCCTGCCGCCAAGCCAGTTGCTAAAAAGTCCACCGCGAAAAGCCCTTATGCAGGGGGGCGAAAACCAAAAAAAACTAAAACCTCAAAGTAA
- a CDS encoding branched-chain amino acid transaminase, with amino-acid sequence MTLEKSEIIWLDGKLVPWHEANVHVLTHTLHYGFGVFEGIRCYQTNKKKSVIFRLQEHVDRLFNSATILGIQIPYTKEDIFNTILDVVRKNRLDECYIRPIVFLGDNKMGLNPRGVDVRVAVAAWPWGAYLGEDGLNKGIRVRISSFNRHHVNISMTKAKACGYYINSIMAKAEAVQDGYDEAILLDTNGFVAEGSGENIFLLHKGTLSTPSLSCSNLDGITRDAVIEICKDMNIPLKERCITRDELYIADEIFLTGTAAEITPVREVDNRVIGSGKKGDVTDRIQKTFFDIVRGENPKFDKWLTEV; translated from the coding sequence TTGACATTGGAAAAATCTGAAATAATCTGGCTGGATGGCAAACTGGTCCCCTGGCACGAAGCCAATGTTCATGTCCTGACCCACACCCTGCATTACGGGTTTGGAGTCTTTGAGGGGATTCGCTGTTATCAGACGAACAAGAAAAAATCGGTCATTTTCCGGCTTCAAGAGCATGTCGACCGTCTGTTCAATTCCGCAACTATTTTAGGAATCCAAATCCCCTATACGAAAGAGGATATTTTTAATACGATCCTGGATGTGGTGAGGAAGAACCGGCTGGATGAATGCTATATCCGTCCCATTGTCTTCCTGGGAGACAATAAAATGGGATTGAACCCAAGAGGGGTCGATGTAAGGGTCGCCGTAGCCGCCTGGCCCTGGGGCGCTTATCTCGGCGAGGATGGCCTCAATAAGGGGATTCGGGTGCGTATCTCCTCATTTAACAGGCACCATGTCAATATCAGCATGACCAAAGCCAAGGCCTGCGGCTATTACATCAATTCCATCATGGCCAAGGCGGAAGCGGTTCAGGACGGTTATGACGAGGCGATCCTCCTGGACACCAACGGATTCGTCGCTGAAGGTTCGGGAGAAAATATATTCCTGCTTCATAAAGGGACCCTCAGCACGCCTTCCCTCTCCTGTTCCAACCTGGACGGAATCACCCGCGATGCAGTGATTGAAATCTGCAAAGATATGAATATTCCTTTGAAGGAGCGGTGCATCACCCGGGATGAGCTGTACATCGCCGATGAAATTTTTCTTACAGGGACTGCGGCGGAAATCACTCCGGTCCGGGAAGTGGATAACCGGGTTATCGGGTCGGGGAAAAAAGGGGACGTTACCGACCGGATTCAAAAAACGTTTTTTGACATCGTTCGCGGCGAAAACCCGAAATTCGATAAATGGCTGACAGAGGTTTGA